A window of the Phytoactinopolyspora mesophila genome harbors these coding sequences:
- a CDS encoding YgfZ/GcvT domain-containing protein: protein MVVSVNPSYRSPLLDTSGAVQALEPDEGVAAHYGDPLREQRRLAAGTGLVDLSHRDVIRVSGPDRLTWLHQLLTQHMERLQPGEATSALLLDANGRVEHALYGVDDAEAIWFHTEPGQAESLVRYLDSMRFWSQVEVADVTDDFAMVWEPVTTAAAHLSRVTARGRDVFVPRSQLRSYVGDESGLAGIWAYEALRIEAGEARLGRETDERTIPHEVAWIDSAVHLDKGCYRGQETVARVHTLGRPPRRMVMLHLDGSVDHLPEHGDEVKAGERTVGFVGSAARHHELGPIALAVIKRNVPVDAPLDAGGVAASQEVVVDPEIGLHVRPQLR from the coding sequence ATGGTCGTGAGTGTGAATCCGTCGTATCGCAGTCCTTTGCTCGACACCTCCGGCGCCGTCCAGGCTCTCGAGCCGGACGAGGGCGTCGCCGCCCACTACGGTGACCCGTTGCGCGAACAGCGGCGCCTGGCGGCCGGTACCGGATTGGTCGATCTCTCGCACCGTGACGTGATCCGGGTATCGGGACCTGACCGGCTGACCTGGCTACATCAGCTCTTGACCCAGCACATGGAACGCCTGCAACCCGGCGAGGCGACCTCGGCCCTGCTGCTTGATGCCAACGGCAGGGTGGAACACGCGCTGTACGGCGTTGACGACGCGGAAGCGATCTGGTTCCACACGGAGCCCGGACAAGCCGAGAGCCTCGTGAGGTATCTGGACTCGATGCGTTTCTGGTCACAGGTCGAAGTCGCCGACGTCACGGATGATTTCGCGATGGTCTGGGAGCCGGTCACCACCGCGGCCGCTCATCTGAGCCGGGTCACCGCACGCGGCCGGGATGTATTCGTTCCGCGGTCACAGCTACGGAGTTACGTGGGCGACGAGTCCGGACTGGCAGGCATTTGGGCCTACGAAGCACTACGAATCGAGGCGGGCGAAGCTCGCTTGGGCCGGGAAACCGACGAGCGCACGATCCCGCACGAGGTTGCCTGGATCGACTCAGCGGTCCACCTGGACAAAGGCTGCTACCGCGGCCAGGAGACGGTGGCGCGGGTACACACCCTCGGACGGCCGCCTCGCCGGATGGTCATGCTGCATCTCGACGGCTCGGTGGACCACCTGCCGGAGCATGGCGACGAGGTCAAGGCCGGCGAGCGGACCGTTGGCTTCGTCGGATCGGCTGCGCGGCATCACGAACTCGGGCCGATCGCCCTGGCTGTGATCAAGCGCAACGTCCCGGTGGACGCACCCCTTGATGCCGGAGGTGTCGCGGCGTCGCAGGAAGTCGTTGTCGACCCCGAGATTGGCTTGCACGTACGCCCGCAGCTCCGGTGA
- a CDS encoding NAD-dependent epimerase/dehydratase family protein has protein sequence MIIVTGGSGKAGRACVADLTEHGYDVTSVDLVPPADPTVRHTRVDLTDFGQAVSALGGIDERVSGVTGIVHLAAIPAPGLASNPVTFSVNTVSTYNVFEAARQLGIKNVVWASSETVLGLPFDVHPPYVPVDEEYPGRPESAYSLSKLLGEEMAKQFCRWDPELKIIGLRLSNVMEPDDYVRFADFQDEPGLRKWNLWSYIDARDAAQAMRLALESDITGAEVFVIANADSVMEAGNDDLLDAIYPDIPRKKALDSHETLLSIDKARRILGYEPRHGWRKPEHPPN, from the coding sequence ATGATCATCGTCACGGGTGGCAGCGGCAAGGCGGGCCGCGCTTGCGTCGCCGACCTGACCGAGCACGGGTACGACGTCACTTCCGTCGACCTTGTGCCGCCGGCCGACCCCACCGTCCGGCACACTCGTGTTGATCTGACCGATTTCGGCCAGGCGGTCTCCGCGCTCGGCGGCATCGACGAGCGGGTCTCCGGCGTCACCGGCATCGTGCATCTCGCCGCCATTCCCGCCCCCGGCCTGGCCTCCAATCCAGTCACCTTCAGCGTCAATACGGTCAGCACGTACAACGTGTTCGAGGCGGCCCGGCAGCTGGGCATCAAGAATGTGGTCTGGGCCTCGAGCGAGACCGTCCTCGGGCTGCCGTTCGATGTGCACCCGCCGTACGTCCCGGTGGACGAGGAGTACCCAGGGCGACCGGAAAGCGCATACTCGTTGTCCAAGCTCCTCGGCGAGGAGATGGCCAAGCAATTCTGCCGATGGGACCCAGAACTCAAGATCATCGGCCTGCGGCTTTCCAATGTGATGGAGCCGGACGACTACGTCCGCTTCGCGGATTTCCAGGACGAGCCCGGGCTCCGGAAGTGGAACCTGTGGAGCTACATCGACGCGCGAGACGCGGCACAGGCGATGCGGCTGGCGCTCGAATCCGACATCACCGGAGCGGAGGTGTTCGTGATCGCCAATGCCGACTCGGTCATGGAGGCAGGCAACGACGATCTGCTAGACGCGATCTATCCGGATATACCCAGGAAGAAGGCGCTGGACAGTCACGAGACACTACTGAGCATCGACAAGGCTCGGCGGATCCTTGGATACGAACCTCGGCACGGCTGGCGCAAGCCGGAACACCCTCCGAACTGA
- the dtd gene encoding D-aminoacyl-tRNA deacylase → MRAVVQRVTSASVRVGGEVAGAIYPGSEPGGPDPAAGAAGASGQGLLVLLGVTHDDDEETAAKLARKVWDLRILDGEKSASDVSAPILVVSQFTLYADTRKGRRPSWSAAAPGSVSEPLVTAFAAALGKLGAKVETGVFGADMKVSLVNDGPVTLILDA, encoded by the coding sequence ATGCGAGCTGTAGTTCAGCGTGTGACGTCGGCATCGGTCCGCGTGGGCGGCGAGGTAGCCGGCGCCATCTATCCCGGGAGCGAACCTGGCGGCCCAGATCCGGCGGCCGGAGCAGCCGGCGCTTCGGGCCAGGGATTGCTCGTCTTGCTCGGTGTCACACACGACGACGACGAGGAGACCGCCGCCAAGCTGGCGCGTAAGGTGTGGGATCTGCGCATCCTCGACGGGGAGAAGTCCGCGTCCGACGTGTCCGCGCCGATCCTCGTCGTCAGTCAGTTCACCTTGTACGCCGACACCAGGAAGGGACGGCGGCCGTCATGGAGCGCCGCCGCCCCGGGCTCGGTCTCAGAGCCGCTGGTGACCGCATTCGCCGCGGCCCTGGGGAAGCTGGGCGCCAAGGTGGAGACGGGTGTGTTCGGGGCGGACATGAAGGTCAGCCTCGTCAACGACGGCCCGGTGACCCTCATCCTCGACGCCTGA
- a CDS encoding SDR family NAD(P)-dependent oxidoreductase, whose protein sequence is MNSTHLNKLSGKIAFVTGGGRGIGAAVAARLAADGADVAITYLNDKDSATAVVDAIRERGGRAVALHVDSSDAAGLVDAVNQAAGELGGLDILINNAALYPVVPMADAGLEELDRTLSANVRGPFIAAQAAAAHMAEGGRIINIGSNVVEYLPFPGHSLYAMSKTALVGMTKGMARDLGPRGITVNLVNPGLKPPRLRPATRALQGTLCRTQSASASTMRAAVRRSHHVD, encoded by the coding sequence ATGAACAGCACACATCTGAACAAACTCAGCGGCAAGATCGCCTTCGTCACCGGGGGCGGCAGGGGCATCGGAGCTGCCGTCGCCGCACGGTTGGCAGCCGACGGGGCGGATGTCGCCATCACCTACCTCAACGACAAAGACAGCGCTACGGCAGTCGTGGACGCGATCCGGGAACGTGGGGGACGGGCGGTGGCCCTGCACGTCGACAGCAGCGACGCCGCCGGGCTGGTAGACGCGGTCAACCAGGCCGCGGGCGAGCTTGGAGGGCTGGACATCTTGATCAACAACGCGGCTTTGTACCCAGTGGTTCCGATGGCCGATGCTGGGCTGGAGGAGCTCGACCGAACCCTGTCCGCCAACGTGCGCGGGCCGTTCATCGCAGCCCAGGCGGCCGCGGCGCACATGGCAGAAGGCGGCCGGATCATCAACATCGGCAGCAACGTCGTTGAGTACCTGCCGTTCCCGGGCCACAGCCTGTACGCCATGAGCAAGACGGCGCTTGTCGGTATGACGAAGGGTATGGCGCGTGATCTCGGGCCACGCGGTATCACGGTGAACCTCGTGAATCCTGGTCTGAAGCCGCCACGACTGCGTCCTGCGACGCGAGCGCTCCAGGGCACGCTTTGCAGGACGCAATCGGCGTCTGCCTCGACGATGCGAGCCGCTGTGCGACGATCGCACCATGTCGACTGA
- a CDS encoding asparaginase encodes MSTDPVVMAEVVRSGMVESRHRGSIIALAADGSVAFREGPTDRLMYPRSASKPVQAVAMARLGAPLDGELLALAAASHSGEAFHLDGARRILQKAGLEESALRNTPDWPLDETFRNAAIRHGEQPSAIAANCSGKHAAMLLTCVVNGWSTQDYLAAGHPLQRAISDTLGELSGDAVGHTGVDGCGAPLYAITLAGVARMFRTLAVAALDSPERRVVSSIQAHPEYTSGTRRDEAKLISAVPGLFGKSGAEGVYAVALDDGRAVALKIEDGNSRARPVVMAAALRRLGVEASVLDELISTPVLGGGRPVGEIRPCV; translated from the coding sequence ATGTCGACTGATCCAGTGGTGATGGCCGAGGTCGTGCGCTCCGGGATGGTGGAGTCGCGGCACCGGGGGTCGATCATCGCGCTAGCCGCAGACGGTTCGGTGGCGTTTCGCGAGGGCCCCACCGATCGTTTGATGTATCCGCGCTCTGCCAGCAAGCCGGTGCAGGCAGTGGCCATGGCCCGGCTGGGTGCGCCGCTCGACGGCGAGTTGTTGGCGCTCGCGGCCGCCAGCCACTCCGGCGAGGCATTCCACCTCGACGGTGCTCGCCGGATTCTGCAGAAGGCCGGTTTGGAGGAGTCGGCGCTGCGGAACACACCGGACTGGCCGCTGGACGAGACCTTTCGGAACGCAGCCATCCGACATGGCGAGCAGCCGTCGGCCATCGCTGCCAACTGTTCAGGCAAACATGCGGCGATGCTTTTGACCTGTGTGGTCAATGGGTGGTCCACCCAGGACTACCTGGCTGCCGGTCATCCGCTGCAGCGAGCGATCAGCGACACCCTGGGCGAACTGTCCGGGGATGCGGTCGGGCATACCGGCGTGGACGGCTGTGGTGCGCCGCTGTATGCCATCACGCTGGCTGGTGTGGCCCGGATGTTCCGCACGTTGGCGGTGGCGGCGCTTGACTCGCCGGAGCGCCGCGTCGTGAGTTCGATTCAGGCGCACCCGGAGTACACAAGCGGCACGAGGCGCGACGAAGCGAAGCTGATCAGTGCCGTTCCGGGCCTGTTCGGCAAGTCTGGTGCCGAAGGTGTGTACGCGGTGGCGCTGGACGACGGCCGGGCGGTCGCCCTGAAGATCGAGGACGGCAACTCGCGGGCGCGCCCGGTGGTCATGGCGGCGGCATTGCGCCGGCTGGGTGTTGAGGCGTCCGTGCTCGACGAACTGATCAGCACCCCGGTGCTCGGCGGCGGCCGGCCGGTCGGCGAGATTCGCCCTTGCGTTTAG
- a CDS encoding amino acid permease, whose protein sequence is MTPPESRLSRRLGTADAVVIGLSAMIGTGVFVVWQPAAEQAGSWLMLGLGIAAVAAFCNATSTAQLAAVHPRAGGAYHYGRERLGPHWGALAGYAFVVGKIASCATAALAVGTYLWPEHATAVALGAVVFLTTINLAGVQKTARTARIILAAVLAVLVAVSVGGLVGTGDAPELTTPLDDVGPLGVLASAAVLFYAFAGYARITVLGEEVRDPARSIPRAVTIGLLLVFLLYVAVGAVVLAVLGTEGAAASEQPLRAVAETADAGWLVPVVTAGAGVAALGALLSLLAGVGRTSFAMAAEGDLPRVLAAVHPTRKVPHLAELGAGIVTALAVLSGDLVQTLSISAFAVLVYYAVANLAAWRLSAEERRWPRWLSGLGLVLCIALALSLPARLVGLGTLLLAMMLVLRAVVARIRR, encoded by the coding sequence GTGACCCCACCAGAATCCCGGCTCTCGCGCCGGCTCGGCACGGCCGACGCCGTCGTCATCGGGCTCAGCGCCATGATCGGCACGGGCGTGTTCGTGGTCTGGCAGCCGGCGGCCGAGCAGGCCGGTTCCTGGCTGATGCTCGGCCTGGGCATTGCGGCTGTCGCGGCGTTCTGCAATGCCACGTCGACCGCGCAACTGGCCGCGGTACATCCCCGAGCTGGGGGTGCCTACCACTATGGGCGAGAACGGCTTGGTCCACACTGGGGTGCCCTGGCCGGCTACGCGTTCGTCGTGGGCAAGATCGCTTCATGTGCCACGGCCGCGCTGGCCGTTGGGACATATTTGTGGCCGGAGCACGCGACCGCCGTGGCCCTCGGCGCCGTCGTGTTCCTGACGACGATCAACCTTGCCGGGGTCCAGAAGACCGCTCGGACCGCACGCATCATCCTGGCGGCAGTGCTCGCCGTGCTCGTTGCGGTCAGCGTCGGCGGCCTCGTGGGCACCGGTGACGCACCGGAACTGACCACACCCCTCGACGACGTCGGGCCACTCGGCGTGCTGGCCTCGGCGGCCGTCCTCTTCTACGCCTTCGCCGGTTACGCCCGGATCACGGTGCTCGGAGAGGAGGTTCGCGATCCGGCACGCTCGATCCCCCGCGCGGTGACCATCGGCCTGCTGCTCGTCTTCCTTTTGTACGTCGCGGTCGGAGCCGTCGTCCTCGCCGTCCTCGGAACGGAGGGGGCCGCGGCTTCCGAACAGCCGCTGCGAGCGGTGGCCGAGACAGCTGACGCCGGGTGGCTGGTCCCTGTTGTCACGGCCGGCGCGGGTGTCGCCGCCCTGGGAGCGCTACTGTCTCTGCTCGCCGGCGTCGGGCGGACATCGTTCGCCATGGCGGCCGAGGGTGACCTCCCACGCGTGCTGGCCGCTGTGCACCCGACCCGCAAAGTGCCCCACCTCGCCGAGCTAGGAGCCGGAATCGTCACCGCGTTGGCCGTGCTCTCCGGTGATCTGGTGCAAACCTTGTCGATCAGTGCCTTCGCCGTGCTGGTGTACTACGCCGTGGCCAATCTCGCGGCGTGGCGACTGAGTGCCGAGGAACGGCGGTGGCCACGCTGGCTGTCCGGACTCGGACTCGTGTTGTGCATCGCACTGGCCTTGTCGCTGCCGGCACGTTTGGTCGGCTTGGGAACGTTGCTGCTCGCGATGATGCTGGTGCTGCGCGCCGTCGTCGCGCGTATACGCAGGTAG